The following coding sequences are from one Verrucosispora sp. WMMD573 window:
- a CDS encoding WG repeat-containing protein: MSRGYADRWHDPAEPSWVVEPTSEWHPQFPGQRYPGDIGAEHQPPSVRGRASAVGRAEVPPLAPTRPDGTYVGRSWDDEPDGWPGRHEVPGRRATDGHDGSPPYDRSLPPDSRSERSRPDRRRSPYGEPARGRDGIVWSDVGPQGAGAPPRRDQREPDRYVDRRDQHEPDRFPDRRDPDRRRDQRDPDRYARRAPERHARQEPERRDPDRHDNRYPRPEPERRGQREPAPYPDRQRRRAEPAGRDDYRRGAPVSPAPRPEPGWAAEVDEETRRPAAADRPVEGADRRAPEDAPRPRYQWSHHPGQPNRTDGPLVDGYRTDFVGGDDPDAAPYPDGFVDHEPIPAASDEWVRPDRAPRRRRPEQPTPDQQAYGAAPRGDLPWPAPGPLRPSSGRDHREYQRPAPQEQDADRRPSGAPDGPGPERFVERPAATLPDPERPVSAAPDQDPRRRHLSVVSDHPVSPAPERDRPVSPAAGRARPVSPAPHHPQPEIDRPQRSRPAAAGDRSDSYLPGQDRGPTGRPERSRSDLPGQNRDRPAVASGADRAPVGDAVRPAPLHQHEVRPAPLHEHQVRPAPLHDQPVVASPPPAPAPSVAATPSATPPPARPVSAPPTPAPLPHRPVSAPPTHRPVSAPPTHRPVSAPPTHRPVSAPPAPPPVSAPPIHHSPVDPDPTSAAVSAPPESNVPAPSGRKSWGGTGPVPVGPAPMGHPDRTGRDPGLPDTPAARQPSRYVPPAPEPPAPTRPAAEGPQSWFGPAAEPAAATPAATPSAAQPAAPGTAPLADPAPASSTLPAPNRPAAPNLAPLDVDAPERPISASPVSAPPPADRPAVTPPASASPIPSPPVPTSPVSAPPGHAPSGQAAPTSAPPGHTPPGHTPAGHAAPVAAPPAEPGPGVPVSAAPVSAPPVSRPPGDPGPSDDQAQVGQRMEPGTGEGIGTEESGDAAEPPADTSPGDIGGGTPPGDDPGPLDATLATPAESGPPADGERGTEDAADSEPVPEPPTDPEQVLANFRWRLDPVTLREIVDDPEELREVRERLTEKLASALDNRSRARLLSLRAVASRVLDHLDDALDDGRMALTYAEATGELRRAALAQARLAHVLRWRGEFAEADRLFAEANSVELPDRLRAALHEHSARCCYDQGRLMEACHHFERALDLRGEQDAELLARVRAGLDAVAARAEERGFGPYPRSWDEVLERDRAPVPARDGDQGLWGYADADGDMVVPARYAEAQPFRDGLAWVRGPQSDRWSLINLAGETVLGPTYLAARPFSDGLAWVVRDESGWHAVDPTGAVAVPPGFADVRPFHKGVAVVRREGWGAVDRTGRIVVPTRYHGFHTTLADGHYVDGFTEEGLAVVDLAGRKGVVDRGGQVIVAPAHPALLIHPVAFLATNSAGNWGALDRRGESLIDPMFQHPSAVVAEIDGLLADANPVL; this comes from the coding sequence ATGAGTCGCGGCTACGCCGACCGGTGGCACGATCCCGCGGAGCCATCCTGGGTCGTCGAGCCGACGAGCGAGTGGCATCCGCAGTTCCCTGGCCAGCGTTATCCGGGTGACATCGGCGCCGAGCACCAGCCACCTTCCGTCAGAGGTCGAGCGAGCGCCGTCGGACGCGCCGAGGTGCCGCCGCTCGCGCCGACCCGACCCGACGGCACGTACGTCGGCCGGTCCTGGGACGACGAGCCGGATGGCTGGCCGGGCCGGCACGAGGTACCCGGCCGGCGGGCCACCGACGGCCACGACGGTTCGCCACCGTACGACCGGTCGTTGCCGCCCGACTCCCGGTCCGAACGGAGCCGGCCCGACAGACGACGCTCGCCGTACGGTGAGCCCGCCCGGGGTCGCGACGGGATCGTCTGGTCGGACGTCGGTCCGCAGGGTGCCGGCGCACCGCCGCGCCGCGACCAGCGCGAACCGGATCGGTACGTCGACCGACGCGACCAGCACGAACCCGACCGCTTTCCCGACCGACGCGACCCGGACCGCCGCCGTGACCAGCGTGACCCGGACCGGTACGCGCGACGCGCCCCCGAACGGCACGCCCGGCAGGAGCCCGAACGGCGTGACCCGGACCGCCACGACAACCGATACCCGCGCCCCGAGCCAGAGCGACGGGGCCAGCGCGAACCCGCGCCGTACCCGGACCGGCAGCGCCGTCGCGCCGAGCCGGCTGGCCGCGACGACTACCGACGCGGGGCACCGGTGTCCCCGGCTCCCCGTCCAGAACCCGGCTGGGCTGCCGAGGTGGACGAGGAGACGCGGCGGCCCGCCGCCGCAGACCGCCCGGTGGAGGGTGCCGACCGTCGGGCACCCGAGGACGCCCCGCGCCCTCGCTACCAGTGGAGCCACCACCCGGGGCAACCGAACCGCACCGACGGCCCGCTGGTGGACGGCTACCGCACCGACTTTGTCGGTGGCGACGATCCGGACGCCGCGCCGTACCCGGACGGCTTTGTCGACCATGAGCCGATTCCGGCCGCGTCCGACGAATGGGTCCGCCCGGATCGGGCGCCCCGTCGGAGACGCCCCGAGCAGCCGACACCGGATCAGCAGGCGTATGGTGCCGCGCCGCGTGGCGACCTGCCGTGGCCCGCGCCCGGACCGCTGCGTCCGAGCAGCGGGCGGGACCACCGCGAGTACCAGCGGCCTGCACCGCAGGAGCAGGACGCCGACCGGCGACCGAGCGGCGCACCGGACGGTCCCGGCCCGGAACGGTTCGTCGAACGGCCCGCCGCCACGCTGCCCGACCCCGAGCGGCCGGTCTCCGCGGCACCCGACCAGGATCCACGCCGCCGTCACCTGTCGGTGGTGTCGGACCACCCCGTCTCCCCTGCTCCGGAACGGGATCGTCCGGTGTCTCCGGCAGCCGGCCGTGCCCGGCCCGTCTCCCCGGCTCCGCACCACCCCCAGCCGGAGATCGACCGCCCGCAACGGAGCCGCCCCGCCGCTGCCGGGGACCGGAGCGACAGCTACCTGCCGGGCCAGGACCGTGGCCCCACCGGGCGTCCCGAGCGGAGCCGGTCCGACCTTCCCGGCCAGAACCGGGACCGGCCCGCCGTCGCCTCCGGTGCCGACCGGGCCCCGGTAGGGGACGCGGTCCGGCCGGCACCCCTGCACCAGCACGAGGTGCGTCCCGCGCCGTTGCACGAGCACCAGGTCCGGCCGGCACCCCTGCACGACCAGCCGGTCGTCGCCTCGCCACCACCGGCCCCGGCACCCTCGGTGGCCGCCACACCATCCGCCACCCCACCGCCGGCCCGCCCCGTCTCCGCCCCACCGACCCCCGCACCACTACCCCACCGGCCGGTCTCCGCACCGCCCACCCACCGGCCGGTCTCCGCACCGCCCACCCACCGGCCGGTCTCCGCACCGCCCACCCACCGGCCGGTCTCCGCGCCGCCAGCTCCACCGCCGGTCTCCGCACCGCCGATCCACCATTCGCCCGTTGACCCGGATCCGACGTCTGCCGCCGTCTCCGCACCACCCGAGTCGAACGTGCCTGCGCCCTCGGGGCGGAAGTCCTGGGGCGGCACCGGCCCGGTGCCGGTCGGACCAGCGCCGATGGGACACCCCGACCGAACCGGCCGCGATCCCGGGCTGCCGGACACACCGGCGGCCCGCCAGCCCAGCCGGTACGTTCCGCCAGCACCCGAGCCGCCCGCGCCCACCCGCCCCGCCGCTGAGGGACCGCAGAGCTGGTTCGGGCCCGCCGCCGAGCCGGCTGCTGCGACGCCCGCCGCCACACCGTCTGCGGCGCAGCCCGCAGCACCCGGCACCGCTCCGCTCGCCGATCCCGCGCCGGCATCGTCCACCCTCCCCGCGCCGAACCGCCCCGCCGCACCGAATCTCGCGCCGCTCGACGTCGACGCCCCCGAGCGGCCGATCTCGGCATCACCCGTCTCCGCACCGCCGCCAGCCGATCGGCCAGCCGTCACTCCACCGGCATCGGCGTCGCCGATTCCGTCGCCTCCCGTCCCGACATCTCCCGTCTCCGCACCACCCGGTCACGCACCGTCCGGTCAAGCGGCACCCACCTCCGCACCCCCCGGCCACACACCCCCCGGCCACACACCGGCCGGTCACGCGGCACCCGTCGCCGCGCCGCCCGCCGAGCCCGGCCCCGGCGTGCCGGTCTCGGCCGCGCCGGTGTCGGCACCGCCGGTCTCCCGGCCACCAGGCGACCCCGGCCCGTCGGATGACCAGGCTCAGGTCGGGCAGCGCATGGAGCCCGGCACCGGCGAAGGGATTGGCACCGAGGAATCCGGTGACGCCGCCGAGCCTCCGGCCGACACCTCGCCCGGTGACATCGGTGGCGGGACACCACCGGGTGATGACCCTGGCCCGCTCGACGCGACGCTCGCCACCCCCGCGGAATCCGGCCCACCCGCCGACGGCGAGCGGGGCACCGAGGACGCGGCGGACAGCGAGCCCGTACCCGAGCCGCCGACCGATCCCGAACAGGTGTTGGCGAACTTCCGCTGGCGCCTCGACCCGGTGACCCTGCGTGAGATCGTGGACGACCCGGAGGAGCTGCGGGAGGTACGGGAGCGGCTCACCGAGAAGCTCGCCTCGGCGCTGGACAACCGATCCCGGGCCCGGCTGCTGAGTCTGCGCGCGGTGGCCTCACGGGTCCTCGACCACCTGGACGACGCGCTGGACGACGGCCGGATGGCGCTCACCTACGCCGAGGCGACCGGGGAGTTGCGGCGGGCCGCGCTCGCCCAGGCCCGGTTGGCCCACGTGCTGCGCTGGCGGGGCGAGTTCGCCGAGGCCGATCGGCTGTTCGCGGAGGCCAACTCGGTCGAGCTACCCGACCGACTCCGCGCCGCGCTGCACGAGCACTCGGCCCGCTGCTGCTACGACCAGGGCCGGCTGATGGAGGCGTGCCATCACTTCGAGCGGGCTCTCGACCTGCGTGGCGAGCAGGATGCCGAGTTGCTGGCTCGGGTCCGTGCCGGCCTCGACGCGGTGGCCGCCCGCGCCGAGGAGCGCGGATTCGGGCCGTACCCGCGCAGTTGGGACGAGGTGTTGGAGCGTGACCGGGCGCCGGTGCCGGCACGCGACGGCGACCAGGGCCTGTGGGGCTACGCGGACGCCGACGGCGACATGGTGGTGCCCGCCCGGTACGCGGAGGCACAGCCGTTCCGGGATGGCCTGGCCTGGGTACGCGGTCCGCAGAGCGACCGATGGTCGTTGATCAACCTGGCCGGCGAGACGGTGCTCGGGCCGACCTACCTGGCGGCCCGGCCGTTCTCCGACGGCCTGGCGTGGGTGGTGCGGGACGAGAGCGGCTGGCACGCCGTCGACCCCACCGGTGCGGTGGCGGTACCGCCGGGTTTCGCCGACGTGCGGCCCTTCCACAAGGGCGTGGCCGTGGTACGCCGAGAGGGTTGGGGTGCCGTCGACCGCACCGGCCGGATCGTGGTCCCCACCCGCTACCACGGCTTCCACACCACGTTGGCCGACGGTCACTATGTCGACGGCTTCACCGAGGAGGGGCTGGCCGTGGTGGATCTGGCTGGCCGCAAGGGTGTGGTGGACCGTGGCGGGCAGGTGATCGTCGCACCGGCGCATCCGGCGTTGTTGATTCACCCGGTCGCCTTCCTCGCCACCAACAGCGCCGGGAACTGGGGTGCCTTGGACCGGCGAGGCGAGTCGTTGATCGACCCGATGTTCCAGCACCCGAGCGCGGTCGTGGCCGAGATCGACGGGTTGCTCGCCGACGCCAATCCGGTGCTCTGA
- a CDS encoding site-2 protease family protein yields MTPRDSEPLVLGVPRAAFRPSPVFLALVALLATSAVLTWHGIGNVRLTVFGFVVSGWLVSLCLHEYAHAVVAYRSGDRGVAHRGYLTLNPLKYSHPLLSIALPVVVVLLGGIGLPGGAVWVDRHVIPGRLRHTLVSLAGPATNVLFALVLVVVLRLGASGGGPVEFWAAVALLAFLQITASLLNLLPVPGLDGGNMIQPWLSPPYRRMYDLFAPYGFILLFALLWNPTIGGWFFTAVFAVGDALGLPPWLYATGLDLVRFWQG; encoded by the coding sequence ATGACGCCCCGGGACTCCGAGCCGCTGGTGCTCGGGGTGCCCCGGGCGGCCTTCCGGCCCAGCCCGGTCTTCCTGGCGCTGGTCGCCCTGCTGGCGACCAGCGCCGTGTTGACCTGGCACGGAATCGGCAACGTCCGGCTCACCGTGTTCGGCTTCGTCGTCTCCGGCTGGCTGGTCTCGCTGTGCCTGCACGAGTACGCCCACGCCGTGGTGGCGTACCGCAGTGGCGACCGGGGGGTGGCCCACCGCGGTTACCTGACGCTGAACCCGTTGAAGTACAGCCACCCGCTGCTGTCCATCGCGCTGCCGGTGGTGGTGGTGCTGCTCGGCGGGATCGGCCTGCCCGGTGGCGCGGTCTGGGTGGACCGGCACGTCATCCCGGGGCGGTTACGGCACACCCTGGTCAGCCTCGCCGGACCCGCCACCAACGTGCTGTTCGCGCTCGTGCTGGTGGTGGTGCTGCGGCTCGGCGCGAGCGGCGGTGGGCCGGTGGAGTTCTGGGCGGCGGTGGCCCTGCTGGCCTTCCTCCAGATCACCGCGAGCCTGCTCAACCTGCTGCCGGTGCCCGGGTTGGACGGCGGCAACATGATCCAGCCGTGGCTGAGCCCGCCGTACCGGCGGATGTACGACCTCTTCGCGCCGTACGGGTTCATCCTGCTCTTCGCCCTGTTGTGGAACCCGACGATCGGCGGTTGGTTCTTCACCGCCGTCTTCGCCGTCGGCGATGCGCTCGGCCTGCCGCCGTGGCTGTACGCGACAGGTCTGGACCTCGTCCGCTTCTGGCAGGGCTGA
- a CDS encoding bifunctional adenosylcobinamide kinase/adenosylcobinamide-phosphate guanylyltransferase, protein MSHDGWNTLLVLGGIRSGKSEFAESLVADAPTVRYLATAADPGDDPEWAARLAAHRARRPGAWSTEETATDPRRLADVISTARPEETLLVDDLGGWVTVLLDPAHQPADDTATVAELAAAVRSCAARLVLVSPEVGLSLVPTTPLGRAFTDALGAVNRAVADACDTVVLVVAGQPCRLKPAAVQAATTDAAPAAPAPASAPVPAQAGPAAAPVPAQAGPTGQSPVAPDAPPLPGSPPVTTPQVPAEPGTEAGGTGWTAPTMALPVVATGLVIQPGMELPMPDEDAGPQAVERLAGLDVPGTGLGALEQVISFAAATQGTPTPTPWRSVRVLLVHGDHTGGVAAGTVGGESDRRAGQARAGRGVLARLAAESGASLQVVDAPAAAPIEHGPALDAEQVDSALRYGWRLAEEAADAGVQLLVLAACGAGTAATAAAVLAATAGAEPPAVLARVVTAGGEIDDVAWMARCAAVRDALHRTRRASRDAVNVLAELGGGDIAVATGILLGATARRLPVLLDGPVGVAAALISRDLAGQARHWCLLADDGGHPAVRLAAEVLGLDPLTQLRLDLGEGANALTVLPLLRSALALSAALPSRPEGDDSEGDGPGPVEEAEPDFHEPEPEGPGPTTTGPAAEPAETSAARAG, encoded by the coding sequence ATGTCCCATGACGGGTGGAACACGCTTCTGGTCCTCGGTGGCATCCGGTCCGGCAAGTCGGAGTTCGCCGAGTCCCTGGTCGCCGACGCGCCCACGGTCCGCTACCTGGCCACCGCCGCCGACCCGGGCGACGACCCCGAGTGGGCCGCGCGACTCGCCGCGCACCGCGCCCGCCGGCCCGGGGCCTGGAGTACGGAGGAGACCGCGACCGACCCGCGTCGTCTCGCGGACGTGATCTCCACCGCCCGGCCCGAGGAGACACTGCTCGTCGACGACCTCGGCGGCTGGGTGACCGTCCTGCTCGACCCGGCTCACCAGCCGGCCGACGACACCGCCACCGTGGCGGAACTGGCCGCCGCCGTGCGGTCCTGCGCCGCCCGGCTGGTGCTGGTCAGCCCCGAGGTCGGGCTCTCCCTGGTGCCCACCACACCGCTGGGCCGGGCGTTCACCGACGCCCTCGGCGCGGTCAACCGCGCCGTCGCGGACGCCTGCGACACGGTGGTTCTGGTGGTGGCCGGTCAGCCGTGCCGGTTGAAGCCCGCCGCCGTCCAGGCCGCCACCACCGACGCGGCACCGGCCGCTCCCGCCCCGGCTTCGGCCCCGGTGCCTGCGCAGGCCGGCCCGGCCGCCGCCCCGGTGCCCGCACAGGCCGGCCCGACCGGTCAGTCACCGGTCGCCCCCGATGCGCCACCGCTGCCCGGCTCACCGCCGGTGACCACCCCGCAGGTGCCCGCCGAGCCGGGCACCGAAGCTGGCGGCACCGGTTGGACGGCGCCCACCATGGCTCTCCCGGTGGTCGCGACCGGCCTGGTCATCCAGCCCGGCATGGAACTGCCCATGCCCGACGAGGACGCCGGACCGCAGGCCGTCGAGCGGCTGGCGGGCCTGGACGTGCCGGGCACCGGGCTCGGCGCGCTGGAACAGGTGATCTCGTTCGCCGCCGCCACCCAGGGCACTCCCACCCCGACGCCGTGGCGGTCGGTGCGGGTGCTGCTGGTGCACGGCGACCACACCGGCGGGGTGGCCGCCGGCACGGTGGGCGGTGAGTCGGACCGGCGGGCCGGGCAGGCCCGAGCCGGGCGGGGCGTGCTCGCCCGGCTGGCGGCCGAGAGCGGCGCGAGCCTCCAGGTGGTGGACGCACCCGCCGCCGCGCCGATCGAGCACGGCCCGGCGCTGGACGCCGAGCAGGTGGACTCGGCCCTGCGCTACGGCTGGCGGCTGGCCGAGGAGGCGGCGGATGCGGGCGTACAGCTGCTGGTGCTGGCCGCCTGCGGCGCCGGCACGGCGGCCACCGCCGCGGCGGTGCTGGCCGCGACCGCCGGCGCCGAACCGCCCGCGGTGCTCGCCCGGGTGGTCACCGCGGGCGGCGAGATCGACGACGTGGCCTGGATGGCGCGCTGCGCCGCGGTCCGCGACGCCCTGCACCGCACCCGTCGCGCCTCCCGGGACGCCGTGAACGTGCTCGCCGAGTTGGGCGGCGGGGACATCGCCGTCGCCACCGGCATCCTGCTGGGCGCGACCGCCCGCCGGCTGCCGGTGCTGCTGGACGGGCCGGTCGGGGTGGCCGCCGCGCTGATCAGCCGGGACCTGGCCGGGCAGGCCCGGCACTGGTGCCTGTTGGCCGACGACGGCGGTCATCCGGCCGTCCGGCTGGCCGCCGAGGTGCTCGGCCTGGATCCGTTGACCCAGCTGCGGCTCGACCTCGGCGAGGGGGCGAACGCGCTCACCGTCCTGCCGCTGCTGCGCTCGGCGCTGGCTCTGTCCGCCGCGCTGCCGTCCCGCCCTGAGGGCGACGACAGCGAGGGTGACGGGCCGGGCCCGGTCGAGGAGGCGGAGCCCGACTTCCACGAGCCGGAGCCCGAGGGGCCCGGCCCGACCACCACCGGGCCGGCCGCCGAGCCGGCGGAGACCTCCGCCGCACGTGCCGGCTGA
- a CDS encoding quercetin 2,3-dioxygenase, whose product MSVHPFVRRSDEGEAYWFLGNLVTVKATGAQTGGRLTAVEFVNPPGFAPPLHRHQVEDEMFYLLSGTATFHCGEAVLTAVPGDFVLLPAGLPHTFVVGPDEPLRVLQLTTPAGFEEYVADVGVPALERRLPDPAPIDPAALGHASARHGIELLGPPPGQQPTGHAGQPTHRPVP is encoded by the coding sequence ATGTCCGTCCATCCGTTCGTACGTCGGTCCGACGAGGGGGAGGCGTACTGGTTCCTGGGCAATCTGGTCACCGTCAAGGCGACAGGTGCGCAGACCGGTGGGCGGCTCACCGCTGTGGAGTTCGTCAACCCGCCCGGCTTCGCTCCGCCACTGCACCGGCACCAGGTCGAGGACGAGATGTTCTACCTGCTGTCCGGCACCGCCACGTTCCACTGCGGCGAAGCGGTGCTGACCGCCGTACCTGGTGACTTCGTGCTGCTGCCGGCGGGTCTGCCGCACACCTTCGTGGTCGGTCCCGACGAACCGCTGCGGGTGCTGCAACTGACCACCCCCGCCGGCTTCGAGGAGTACGTCGCCGACGTCGGGGTGCCGGCGCTCGAACGCCGGCTGCCGGACCCGGCGCCGATCGATCCGGCCGCGCTCGGACACGCCTCCGCGCGGCACGGGATCGAGCTGCTGGGACCGCCGCCCGGTCAACAGCCGACCGGCCACGCCGGCCAACCGACCCACCGGCCAGTGCCGTGA
- a CDS encoding aldo/keto reductase family protein, with product MEFRHLGRSGLMVSEISYGNWITHGSQVEEEAAFACVRAALDAGITTFDTADVYAGTRAEDVLGRALQQERREGLEIFTKVYWPTGPGRNDRGLSRKHIMESINGSLRRLRTDYVDLYQAHRYDYSTPLEETMEAFADVVHSGKAHYIGVSEWKASQIREAHGLARELRIPLVSSQPQYSMLWRVIESEVIPTSEELGLGQIVWSPMAQGVLSGKYLPGQPPPSGSRATDEKSGAGFIAKWLTDDVLTRVQQLKPLADQAGLTMAQLAIAWVLQNPNVSSAIIGASRPEQVHDNVKAAGVKLDAGLLKAIDEIVDPVTERDAARTESPAERP from the coding sequence ATGGAATTCCGACACCTGGGCCGCTCCGGCCTCATGGTCAGTGAGATCTCGTACGGCAACTGGATCACCCACGGTTCGCAGGTCGAGGAGGAAGCGGCGTTCGCCTGCGTGCGAGCCGCCCTCGACGCCGGCATCACCACCTTCGACACCGCCGACGTGTACGCCGGCACCCGCGCCGAGGATGTTCTCGGCCGGGCGCTTCAGCAGGAGCGACGCGAGGGTCTGGAGATCTTCACCAAGGTGTACTGGCCCACCGGGCCGGGTCGCAACGACCGGGGTCTGTCCCGGAAGCACATCATGGAGTCGATCAACGGATCGCTGCGCCGGCTGCGCACCGACTACGTGGACCTCTACCAGGCCCACCGGTACGACTACAGCACCCCGCTGGAAGAGACGATGGAGGCGTTCGCCGACGTCGTGCACTCCGGCAAGGCGCACTACATCGGCGTCTCCGAGTGGAAGGCATCGCAGATCCGCGAGGCGCACGGCCTCGCCCGGGAGCTGCGCATCCCGCTGGTCTCCAGCCAGCCGCAGTATTCGATGCTCTGGCGGGTCATCGAGAGCGAGGTCATCCCCACCAGCGAGGAGCTCGGCCTCGGGCAGATCGTCTGGTCGCCGATGGCCCAGGGCGTACTCTCCGGCAAGTACCTGCCCGGCCAGCCGCCACCGTCCGGTTCCCGGGCCACCGACGAGAAGTCCGGTGCGGGCTTCATCGCCAAGTGGCTGACCGACGACGTGCTGACCCGGGTGCAGCAGCTCAAGCCGCTGGCCGACCAGGCTGGGCTGACCATGGCCCAGTTGGCCATCGCCTGGGTGCTGCAGAACCCCAACGTGTCGTCGGCCATCATCGGGGCATCCCGCCCCGAGCAGGTGCACGACAACGTCAAGGCGGCCGGCGTGAAGCTCGACGCCGGTCTGCTCAAGGCGATCGACGAGATCGTCGACCCGGTCACCGAGCGGGATGCCGCCCGGACCGAGTCGCCGGCCGAACGGCCCTGA
- a CDS encoding TetR/AcrR family transcriptional regulator, protein MDEVKDGKPTRPYRSRIREENARRTRQAVVAAATDLFVARGYTATSLADVAAAAGVARPTVFAAFGSKAALLRQVLDEALAGDDEPVPVAQRPWYRPVWEATTGGEVLDAYAGVCTMIGGRTARVFETVRRAADSGPEVAEVWQTLLRNRRLGATMVVERVCALGGPLRQGADIEAAIDEVWFYNDPAHYGALVLARGWPEEVFRHWLGRSLRHALLSHPD, encoded by the coding sequence ATGGATGAAGTCAAGGACGGAAAACCGACCCGGCCGTACCGGTCCCGGATCCGTGAGGAGAACGCCCGCCGCACCCGGCAGGCCGTGGTCGCGGCGGCGACCGACCTCTTCGTCGCGCGGGGTTACACGGCCACCTCGCTGGCCGACGTGGCCGCCGCAGCGGGAGTGGCCAGGCCCACCGTGTTCGCCGCGTTCGGCTCCAAGGCGGCGCTGCTGCGTCAGGTGCTCGACGAGGCGCTCGCCGGCGACGACGAGCCGGTGCCGGTGGCGCAACGCCCTTGGTACCGGCCGGTCTGGGAGGCGACCACCGGGGGCGAGGTACTCGACGCCTACGCCGGGGTGTGCACCATGATCGGCGGACGGACCGCCCGGGTGTTCGAGACCGTGCGACGCGCCGCCGACAGCGGCCCCGAGGTGGCCGAGGTCTGGCAGACGCTGCTCCGCAACCGTCGGCTCGGCGCCACGATGGTGGTCGAGCGGGTGTGCGCCCTGGGCGGGCCGCTGCGCCAGGGCGCCGACATCGAGGCCGCCATCGACGAGGTGTGGTTCTACAACGACCCGGCGCACTACGGCGCGCTGGTGTTGGCGCGTGGCTGGCCCGAGGAGGTTTTCCGGCACTGGCTCGGCCGCAGCCTGCGCCACGCGCTGTTGTCGCACCCCGACTGA